In the Myxococcus xanthus genome, AGGGATCGTGCGCGAGCGACGGAAGTGAGTGTCTCCCGCGCCATGGGGACGAGCAGGCTCGCCGCGCCTCCTCGAAGAACTTCCTCGACGCCACGTGGGGAGGTGCCGGTCGCGTCGGGATGTCGCTCACTCGCATTGACGCACGACTTGATGCGTTCGTGACGCACCCAGGACGCAGCGACCGAATTTTGGGTAGGCACAGGAGCGTGCGCGGGCCCGAGGTTTGCCTTGCGCCTTGAGTGAGACTAAAGTGTCTCACATGGGACGAAAGCGAATCAGTGCGGCTCCGCCTGTCGCGTCTGGCTCGGATACTCGAGCGAGCATCTTGAGCGCTGCGGCTCGTGCGTTTGCGGTGGACCCCTCCGCGCCACTGGTCGATGTGGCCCGGTCCGCGGGGGTCGGACGGGCGACACTTCACCGGTACTTCGGCTCCCGAGAGGAACTCCTCCGCGAGGCAGGGTTGGACTCCCTGGTGCAGCTCGAACAGGCGTTGAAGGCGCACCGCTTCGAGCGGCTGGCGCCCGATGTGGCTCTGGAGTCCTTGGTGGGCGCACTGGCCCCATGGGGTGACAGGCTCCGGTTTCTCCTGGTCGTCTCCGAGCTGAGTCAGGAGCCCTCGCTCAAGGCCATCGAAGCCCGGGTGGACGAACAAATCATGCGCATCTTGTTGCGCGCCAGGGACGCAGGCGTGCTGCGCCAGGACCTCCCGAGCGCGTGGCTGTTCGCCACCTTCGAGGCGCTTCTGTACGCGGCCTGGACGGCGGTCGCCCAAGGTGACCTCGCCGCGAACGATGCCGCTCGAACGATTCACGAGACGCTGCTTCACGGCCATGGCACGGGGCACCTCACTGGCGCCAGGAAGGCGCGCCCACGATGACCCCGAATCCCTCGGAGCGGCTTCATGGCATCGATATCGCTCGAACCTGTGCCACCTGCGGGATGTTCGTGGTGCACGCGTTCCTCGTCCTGGGGCCTCCCAGTTCGGGTCTTTCGGGCTGGGAGCGCATCGTGTTCAACCTGACCGAAGGGCGCGCTGCCGCCACCTTCGTCCTCTTGGCGGGCCTGGGAGTGGGGCAGCTTCTCTCGCGGAGGGAAACCACCGACTCACGTCGCGTGCTGTGGCGTCGAGCCCTCTTCCTGGGGGGGCTGGGAGTTCTCAACCTCATCGTGTGGCCCGGCGACATCTTGCGGCTCTACGGCGTCGCGCTCTTGGCCGCGCCGTGGTTGCACCGCTGGTCATCCAAGGCGCTCTCGGGGCTTGTGGCCGCTCTCATTCTCATCTTTCCGCTCGCGGCCGTCTTCGTGGACTGGGATGCCCGTTGGGACTGGGCAACGCTCACGTACCGGGGCCTTTGGACTCCATCCGGCTTTACCCTCAACTTGGTGGTTGATGGCTTTCGTCCCTTGCTCCCCTGGTTGGCGTTCTTCGTGCTGGGCCTGCGGCTGGCCCGTCTCGACTGGCGCGACAGTGCCACGCCGCGGCGAATGCTGTGGGCGGGCATCTGTCTGTTCGTCCTGTCGGAGTTCGTCTCAGCGGGGCTGGTGAAGCTCGCGATTCAAAGCGCGATGGGCGAGCACCTGGGAGCAAACGTCGTGATGGCGCTCCTCGGCACGCACTCCCTTCCTTCCATGCCGCTGTTCATGCTCTCCGCGCTGGGTATCGCCTGCTTGGTCCTGGGGGGCAGCTTTGTCCTGGGGAACCACCTCCCGCGACGCATTCGGGAGGCGCTGGTGTCCACGGGGCGTCTGGCGTTGACCTGGTATCTGGGCCATGTGCTGTTGTTGGTGGGGCTCTCCGTCGCGGGCTACGGCAACCGCCTCTCCGCGCTAGCCGCCATGGGGGTGGCGTTCGCTGGATTCGCGGGTGTCATCGCCGTGTCGTACTTGCGAGGCGGAGCACCCATGCTGCTGGAGCGAATGCTCCGGCGCTTCTCCACATCGAGCCCAGGCCCCGGTCCTGACAAGGCGGCAGTCGTGCTGCCCCAAGACGTCGCTCCTGCTGCTGCTCGGCGGAGAGACGGCGAGGCTGCCAATCCATGAGAAGTGCATCTCCTCACGAACTCAACAGCCTCGCTCTTGGCCTCACTCCCTGAACCTCATTGGCTGACGCGCTGTTCGTGGCGCGGCCAATGGGCTGGGGAGCGGGCCCAGCCACAGAATTGGCCAGTTATCGTCCCGGCTACTATCCCTGCCTGCTGGTGTTGTTGCGGTGGGTGGGCCCACATCGCCTGCAACGCATACGCAGGACGGGGGCACCACGCCGCGTCAGCCAGCGACGAGCCTCCCGCCGGCTGCTGGCCTGTTTCATCTTCAACCGCCCGGCCTCCCCTGAACGCTTATCTCCGAAGTATTCGCCAGGGACGCGGGCCCCGTCACTTGACAACCCTGGGTGCCCCCGTTACCAGAAGGCAAACCGCTGACGTTCGAGGTTGATGCGCAGGAGGCCTAGATCACCCTGAGGCCCCGCCCACACACTGGGCGGAAATCGGCTGTTGAGACAGCCGAAGGGGGCGTCGTGTGCCCCTCTCCCGCATCAAATTGGCAGGATTCCTCCGTGAACGTCTCACGCAAGGAGCTGCGCGTCCTGAACGTGCTGGCTCAAGGCGGGCGTATTCTGAAGCACAAGGATGAGAACGGGCGTTTGACCCATGTGGCGTGTGTCACGCCAGAGGGCTGGCAGTTGTCGCTCTGCACGCTGGAGGTCTTCCAGCAGTTGAAGCGGCGAAAGCTCATCTCCTCGGTGAAGGGCGGCCCGTACCTCATCACCAGGCTGGGGCTTCAAGCGCTCTGCGGAAGTTCAAAGACACGCTAGTGATGAACTCAGAATTGCCTCAAGAGGTCTCGGATGCACCCGAGTAGCCGTTCAGGGGTGGTGCGGAGTGCTGGCGGAGGCAGAGCGCAGCACGACGCCCGGTGAAGTCGTGGCGCTCCTGCGCCGGGAAGGGCTGTACTCCTCGTTGGTGAGTGCGTGGCGGTTCCAGCGCGATGCAGGGGAGTTATCAGCTTGAGGATGTGTGCAGTCCCGTGCAGCAACCTGCGCACCTTCTTGCGCCCCGACGTCGGGCGATCAGAGCAGCGGCTGGGACTCCCTTTGGGCCACTGAAATGGCAGCCCCGGCACATCCAGTGCACTGGTCGCACAGTGCGCTAGCGATGGTGGCACCGGAGCGCTGTGTTCCGAGGAAGGCGCATCGTGTCAGCCGAGCATCGCTTGTCGAATGGGAACGATTGCTTGCGAGGGGCAGGTCACCGCATGCGTACCACCCGGCAATTCGCCAGACGGAGCTCCCTGTGGCGCGAACGCGGTGTGCTCGGACGGAGCCTGCGTTGCCTGTACCGCTGGTGAGGCGTGCGTCTCTTCGACCCCTTGTCGCACCGCCACCATCGAATGTTCCACCGGAGCGCCGCCGGAGTTCCCGCGCGGAAAGTAGATGCGCGGGCGTGCTTCCGTGTGCATAAAGAGCCCATGCGCCGTCCCCTCTGCGCCCCGCTCCTGCTCGCGCTCGCCCTGCTGCTGGGGGCATGTGACCGCCAGGACCGCTATGACCGCCCCGGCACGCCGGTGCCGGAGAGCCTGTGGGCGGAGACGCTGGAGGGCGAGCGCATCGACCGGGCGGCGCTGCTGGGCCGCCCCTGGGTCATCAACGTGTGGGCCCCAGGCTGACACGCCTGCGCTCGGGAGTTGCCCGAGCTCGAAGCCCTGAGGAGTGAGTACGAGGCGCGCGGCGTCGGTTTCCTCGCGCTTTCGCTCAACCCCAGCGAGGCGCGCAACCGCGAGACTGCGGCTGCGCTGGGGGTGCACATGACCGTGGCCACGGCGAAGGGCGAGGTGCTGGGCCCGCTGCGCATCTCCACCGTGCCCGCCACCGTCTTCATCAACCGCGAGGGCGTGGTGGTGGCGGCCGTCAACGGCGAGCGCTCACGCGGGTTCTACGCGCGGCGCCTGGAGGCGCTGCTCGCTGCGCCGTAGTTGCTGGATCGGGCCCGCAACCGTCTTACCTGGGCCGTCATGATGCGCGTCTTGGCGCAGGCACCCCGCAGCGACCGAATTCTGGCTAGGCACACCGGGAGCCAGGCCCCCCTCGGCGCTCCCACCTCGGGCTCCATCTTGTCCGATGCGTGGCGCGGGGCCGACTCTATGCCGGGTTCTTCCGCCTCGCTGTAGTAGGTTGACGTGAATGGTACGCACTTCAAGGCTGGTGTTGCTCGGGTTCTTCATCCTCGCCTCCGCCGCGTCCGCCCAGGCTGGCGCCGCGAGGTCCATCGGGGAGGCATCGAAGCGAGTGGAGCGTGCGCGCGCCGACCTCGCGACGGCAGTGCAGCGGATCGAAGTGGAGCCGCCGCGCAACGCCGACCTCGACGCCGCCCTCGCGGCGGTGGAGGCGCTGAAGGTCGCGCTCGACGCCGGAGCGAGCTTCGAGACGGAGGACCTCGAGTACGCGAAGCTGGTCCTGGCAGCGCGCAAGCAGCTCCGGACGCAGCGGGAGTACGTCGACGAGCGCCGGGCCAAGGTCCACATCCACGAGTACCGCCGACGCATCGACGGCGCGCTCGCGCCCCTGAACGAGCGCATGGCGAAGCTCGGCCAGGGTGACCCGGGCTCCAAGGCGATGGACGATGCCCGCGCCGCGGTGGACGCGCTCGTGAAGTTGGCGGAGGAGGGCCGGCCTCTCAAGAGCCAGGACCCGAAGTTCTCCACGTACCTCACCGAGGTCGAGGCGACCCTCGCCCGTCACCAGAAGACGCTCGACGAGCGGTGGCTGCAGCTGTCGGCGCAGAAGCAGCGGGGCCTTCTGGATGAGAGCCGCAAGACCCTGGCGAGCTCGCTCAACGAGGTGGGCAAGGCCTGGTCGGACGAGAAGTTCGCCGCCACCGACAAGGCGGTGGCCGCGCTGCAGAAGCAGCTTGAGGAGGGCAGGCCGCTCGAGGCGCAGGACAAGGCCTATCGCGCGGAGGCGGAGAAGGCCCGCGCCGAGGTCACCCAGGCCAGGCGTCGGATGGATGAGCTCGTGGCGCAGGCGGGTGTCTCGCGGGTCAAGGTGGAGCTGGAGCCTGCCCATGAAGAGCTCCGTGCGTCCGCCAAGGCGCTTCGGGTGAAGCGGCCCGCGCCCGAGCAGCTCTCCGAGGCCAAGACCGCGGCGTTCGTCGTCCGGAAGCTGGTGGACAAGTACGAGCCGCAGGCGGCGAGGAGCCAGGCCATTGGCCAGTATCTCGCCGAGGTGAAGAACACGCTCGTCGAAGTGGAGGTGGCGCTCCAGGTCCGCACCCTCGACGCGGCGCGCGCCGAGGTCGTCCAGGCGCTGCGGAACGTCGAGAAGCGGTCCGTGACCGCCGAGCAGTTCGAGGAGGCGAAGACAGCGATGGTCATCCTGGAGAAGACGCTCGAGACGGTCCACGTGAAGAACCCCGCCATCAGCCCGGTCGCCGCTGACGCGCGTCAGCTCCTCAAGGACGGGCGGGCGACGATGGAGCGGCGCCGGTACGAGGTCGACCTGCAGCAGCAGCGCGCGAAGGTGGACGAGGCCCGGAAGAACGCGGTGGCGCTGGTCTCCCAGGTCCAGAAGGAGACGCCCTCGGAGGCGCAGCTCCAGGCGGCGGAGAACGCGGTCAAGCAGATTGGCGTGGTGCTGGAGGCGGGTGCCGCCCTCGTCAAGAAGGACCGTGATTACGCCCTGTACGCCAAGGAGTCGAAGGAGCGGATGGCGGAGCTGAACGACCGCATCACCCGGCGGAAGATTGTCCTGGCCGCGGCGGATGCCCGGGTCCAGCTCGCGTCCCGGCTGGCCGCCACGAAGGAGCAGCTCGAGGTCGCCAAGGCGATCTCGGCGACCGACGCCGAGGTTGAGACCGCCTCGAAGAGCGTGGACGAGATCATGCAGATGTTCGAGACGCACGCGGCGCTGGAGCGGCAGGACGCGGGCTACGCTGCGTCCGCCGAGCGGTCGCGCGCCGACTGGCTGAAGATGGTCGAGGCGCTCGAGTTCGCGAAGCAGGTGAGGGCGCTGCGCCGGCTGACCGGTGAGGCGCTGGACGTCGCCGGCAAGGCGGCGGCATCCGCCGCGTCCTCCACGGACCTGCGCAAGCGCAGGGCCCTGTACACGAGCGCTGCGGAGAAGCTCAAGGCTTGCCAGGATGAGGGCGCCCGGATGGTGAAGGAGAACGCCGGCCTCGCGGCGGTTGACGTGCTCGTGGACGGGGTCCGCACCCAGCCCCAGGACGTGATGGCCCAGTGTGCCCAGAAGGCAGAGACCCTGCAGGCGCCCCTGAAGCGCGTCGACGTGGAGCTCCGGTTCCAAGAGGGCCAGCGGAAGGCCTACGACGCGGCGAAGGCCCACCTCTCCAAGGGACGCAAGAACGAGGCGCTCGCGCAGCTCAACGATTGCATCGCGGAGGGGCGCATCCTCGAGAACCGATACCCCGACTTCAAGGAGCAGAAGTTCGACATCGGCGGCGCCAGCATGAGCATGTTGGAGCTGGTCCAGGTCTGCGCGAAGGAGCGCAAGGCGCTGCAGCCTTCCCCTTGAGCCACCGCTCCAGGGCCCTTCGTTCAGCTCCCCGAATGAAGCCCCGCGCGGAGCGCGAGCCAGAGTCCGAGTCGAAGGCCGCATGGGCCACCTGGATGCGCGCCTCTCCTACGACCTGGAGGGCGCGCATCAGGGACCCCGTTGATTCAGTACACCACCACTGAGGCGTAGACACTGGTGCCGTTCGTGTAGGCCACCAGGGCGCCGCCGTTCGAGGGGAGCGCCGCGACTGCTGGCGCGGCGCCCGGCCCTACTGTCCTGGCATCCGTGGCCAGAATCATGGCGGCCCCCACGAGCATCCGGTCCAACTGGATGTCGCCCGTCCCCCGTTGGGACGCGATGTAGCCGTTGCCGAGCGCGTCCGCGTCAATCACCCGGAGGGGAGCGGGACCGATGTCCGTGGGGAGGCCCGGCACCTGGGTGCTTGTCCCCGGCGCGGACATCGGGATGACGTCCACGTTGTCGTCCCCGAAGGAGCCCGTGACGTAGATGAAGCCGTTGGAGCCCGTCCAGTCCGAGAAGAACGCCTGCCCCGGTGGGGAACTCTGCGGGCCGAAGGTGGTCCCCTGGTCGCTGCTGCTGCGGATGCGGAAGGAGGGGTCGTCGCTCACCGAGAAGACATCTCCGCTGATCTTGTCCACGATGACGTCGAAGAAGGCATTGTTCTGGTCTACATCCGTCACGCTGAAGTCATTCGCGCCTCGCGCGAAGTTCTGGAGGACGCTCACTCCCGTGGAGCCTCGCGAGACGGAGATGTAGAGGGCGTCACCCCTGGAATCCAGACTGACGGTAGGGTTGGCCGCCGGGCTGAGGACTCGCGGCGCCTCCCAGCTTGCTCCCGCGTCGACGGTCCGGGTGAATATCAGCGTGCCCGCGCTGGTGGCCGCGACGTAGGCAATTCCGGTGGGGCCGCCTTCAATCGCGACTTCCGCCGCGTTGGTGATGCCCAGGGGAGTGGGACCTACCCAGGTGTGGCCACGGTCCACGCTCACGCTGACATGGACGGCGCCACC is a window encoding:
- a CDS encoding YjhX family toxin; translated protein: MNVSRKELRVLNVLAQGGRILKHKDENGRLTHVACVTPEGWQLSLCTLEVFQQLKRRKLISSVKGGPYLITRLGLQALCGSSKTR
- a CDS encoding TlpA family protein disulfide reductase; this encodes MRRPLCAPLLLALALLLGACDRQDRYDRPGTPVPESLWAETLEGERIDRAALLGRPWVINVWAPGUHACARELPELEALRSEYEARGVGFLALSLNPSEARNRETAAALGVHMTVATAKGEVLGPLRISTVPATVFINREGVVVAAVNGERSRGFYARRLEALLAAP
- a CDS encoding DUF418 domain-containing protein gives rise to the protein MTPNPSERLHGIDIARTCATCGMFVVHAFLVLGPPSSGLSGWERIVFNLTEGRAAATFVLLAGLGVGQLLSRRETTDSRRVLWRRALFLGGLGVLNLIVWPGDILRLYGVALLAAPWLHRWSSKALSGLVAALILIFPLAAVFVDWDARWDWATLTYRGLWTPSGFTLNLVVDGFRPLLPWLAFFVLGLRLARLDWRDSATPRRMLWAGICLFVLSEFVSAGLVKLAIQSAMGEHLGANVVMALLGTHSLPSMPLFMLSALGIACLVLGGSFVLGNHLPRRIREALVSTGRLALTWYLGHVLLLVGLSVAGYGNRLSALAAMGVAFAGFAGVIAVSYLRGGAPMLLERMLRRFSTSSPGPGPDKAAVVLPQDVAPAAARRRDGEAANP